A window of the Streptomyces luomodiensis genome harbors these coding sequences:
- a CDS encoding FAD-dependent monooxygenase, translating into MINVPVLVVGGGPVGMSLALLLDRFGVPSLLVERRASTTTHPKARGCHARTMEQFRVWGIEDRIRRAGLPQESDVACWCESLNGPLVAYTQPAPSVNTPAPRSIVPQDAVEEALDHALSTRPGAQVRRLTELVSFVQDEEGVTARVRSVADGEEFEVRAQYLVGCDGANSRVRGLLGIEMDGPELLHLMANHYYRADVGHLPHVRSAIGFLVRPRDRSRPDVNVLATGPDGDRWLAVQKLENGEEPISEERLIELVREYWEIPDLHVERINVMNWRMSAQVAKRFREGRVFLAGDAAHRFPPAGGNGLNSGVQDVHNLAWKLVMALSHQGGDALLDTYESERRPVARSNTDFAVRNQERMDTMDEAIRHRHEDPQAWRDLLLDMDNQLHSEGQSMGYVYNDGAIVDDGSFLPPHDSRHYWPTDRPGARFPHFWMDVEKTESSIDWFDTSFVLVCGPDGEGWHQAGEELRADGAVPLEVRRLPHLLGPVSIGRDGAVLVRPDGHVAWRATHAGDPRVLRDALTRVLAGGTRAPSVTGLAA; encoded by the coding sequence ATGATCAATGTCCCCGTTCTCGTCGTCGGCGGTGGACCGGTCGGAATGAGTCTGGCGCTGCTTCTCGATCGCTTCGGGGTACCGAGCCTGCTGGTCGAGCGGCGTGCGTCGACCACGACGCATCCCAAGGCCCGTGGTTGCCACGCCCGTACGATGGAGCAGTTTCGCGTATGGGGCATCGAGGATCGAATTCGCCGGGCGGGTCTGCCGCAGGAATCCGACGTGGCGTGTTGGTGCGAGAGCCTGAACGGACCGCTGGTGGCCTATACGCAGCCCGCGCCGAGCGTGAACACCCCGGCGCCGCGGTCGATCGTGCCCCAGGACGCCGTGGAGGAGGCGCTCGACCACGCGCTGTCCACGCGGCCGGGGGCGCAGGTGCGCCGGTTGACCGAACTGGTCTCGTTCGTCCAGGACGAGGAGGGTGTGACGGCGCGCGTCAGATCCGTTGCCGATGGCGAGGAGTTCGAGGTGCGCGCTCAGTATCTCGTCGGCTGTGACGGGGCGAACAGCAGGGTTCGCGGTCTCCTGGGCATCGAGATGGATGGTCCGGAGCTTCTGCACCTCATGGCGAATCACTACTACCGCGCGGACGTCGGTCATCTGCCGCATGTGCGCAGCGCCATCGGTTTCCTGGTGCGTCCCCGTGACCGGTCACGGCCGGATGTCAATGTGCTGGCGACCGGCCCGGACGGCGATCGCTGGCTCGCGGTCCAGAAGCTGGAGAACGGTGAGGAGCCCATCAGCGAGGAGCGGCTGATCGAGCTCGTCCGCGAATACTGGGAGATTCCCGATCTCCATGTCGAGCGGATCAACGTCATGAACTGGCGGATGAGCGCTCAGGTGGCGAAACGTTTCCGCGAAGGACGGGTGTTCCTCGCCGGGGATGCCGCCCACCGCTTTCCCCCGGCGGGGGGCAATGGACTCAACTCGGGTGTTCAGGACGTGCACAACCTGGCGTGGAAACTCGTCATGGCGCTGTCGCACCAGGGCGGCGACGCGCTGCTGGACACCTATGAGTCCGAGCGCCGTCCGGTCGCGCGGTCCAACACCGACTTCGCGGTACGGAACCAGGAACGCATGGACACGATGGACGAGGCGATCCGTCACCGCCATGAGGATCCCCAAGCCTGGCGTGACCTGCTCCTGGACATGGACAACCAACTGCACAGCGAGGGCCAGTCGATGGGCTACGTCTACAACGACGGCGCGATCGTGGATGACGGCTCGTTCCTCCCGCCCCACGACTCGCGCCACTACTGGCCAACCGACCGGCCCGGCGCCCGGTTCCCGCACTTCTGGATGGACGTCGAGAAGACAGAATCGTCCATCGACTGGTTCGACACCTCGTTCGTGCTGGTCTGCGGGCCCGACGGCGAAGGCTGGCATCAGGCCGGCGAGGAACTGCGCGCGGACGGCGCAGTGCCGCTGGAGGTCAGGAGGCTGCCCCATCTTCTGGGGCCCGTATCCATCGGCCGCGACGGCGCGGTACTGGTCCGGCCGGACGGCCACGTCGCCTGGCGGGCCACTCATGCCGGTGACCCCAGGGTGCTGCGCGACGCGCTCACCCGTGTCCTCGCGGGCGGCACGCGTGCCCCGTCCGTGACCGGCCTCGCCGCTTGA
- a CDS encoding RidA family protein, giving the protein MTPLPTYENPKGLGDPLSAYAHVARAGDLIFVAGQCGFLEDNSVAGPDVRSQTLRAYANVRTALESQGASMREVVRFVTYLTSSDHVAGFYAAREEFFAEHYPDGGYPPNTLLIVKGLVRADLLVELDATACRQ; this is encoded by the coding sequence ATGACTCCCCTGCCGACGTATGAGAACCCGAAGGGTCTCGGAGATCCTCTGAGTGCCTATGCGCATGTGGCCCGTGCCGGGGATCTGATCTTCGTCGCCGGCCAGTGCGGTTTCCTCGAGGACAACTCCGTGGCCGGGCCGGATGTGCGCAGCCAGACCCTGCGCGCCTATGCCAACGTGCGCACCGCACTGGAGTCCCAGGGCGCGTCGATGCGCGAGGTGGTGCGCTTCGTGACGTACCTGACGTCCTCGGACCATGTCGCCGGGTTCTATGCAGCGCGCGAGGAGTTCTTCGCCGAGCATTACCCGGACGGTGGGTATCCGCCGAACACCTTGCTGATCGTCAAGGGACTGGTCCGCGCGGACCTGCTGGTCGAACTCGACGCCACAGCCTGTCGTCAGTGA
- a CDS encoding MFS transporter: MTAFQAGVVGMCLVINLFEGFDVLVIAFAASGIAKEWSLTASQVGLLLSSSLVGMALGSALIAPLSDRIGRRPHTLICLTVCAVGMLLATVSTGFWFLGVCRLLTGLGVGGMVAGLPVIITEYSPRRLRGTMIALYGTGLPVGGMLGGSVAVLVTSEYGWRASFLVGAVLTFAILVAVALALPESLDYLISRRPQGALEKVNKLLSRMRLPAVEALPPVPPKEERGVLANVLRGREAVRTVALWVAYFFMMASFYFAESWTPLLLQHNGSSTAQGMDGGLLLNLGGLAGTLLLSVLALKVATRTLTVLAFLGAGLSYLAMSLFLGSTVVALAAAVAIGLFVNAGGNGLNSIVPGLYPASVRATGVGWAMAVGRLGAFSAPALAGLLLDHGWSARSLFGLLVLPLVLVAALIAVIVSSARWSRTSAEPAGSLSPVN; the protein is encoded by the coding sequence ATGACCGCGTTTCAGGCCGGGGTCGTCGGGATGTGCCTGGTCATCAACCTCTTCGAGGGTTTCGACGTCCTGGTGATCGCGTTCGCGGCGTCAGGAATCGCCAAGGAGTGGTCGCTCACCGCGTCCCAGGTCGGACTGCTGTTGAGCAGCAGCCTCGTCGGTATGGCACTCGGCTCGGCCCTCATCGCTCCGCTCTCCGACCGGATCGGCCGGCGGCCGCACACGCTGATCTGCCTGACCGTCTGCGCCGTGGGCATGCTCCTCGCGACGGTGAGCACCGGCTTCTGGTTCCTGGGGGTGTGCCGCCTGCTGACCGGACTCGGTGTCGGGGGCATGGTGGCCGGTCTCCCCGTGATCATCACTGAGTACTCACCACGGCGCCTCCGGGGCACGATGATCGCCCTGTACGGGACCGGCTTGCCGGTCGGCGGGATGCTGGGCGGTTCGGTCGCCGTGCTGGTGACGTCCGAATACGGCTGGCGAGCCAGCTTCCTCGTCGGTGCCGTGCTCACCTTCGCCATTCTCGTGGCCGTCGCCCTGGCCCTGCCCGAGTCGCTGGACTACCTGATCAGCCGGCGGCCACAGGGCGCGCTGGAGAAGGTCAACAAGCTGCTGAGCCGGATGCGGCTGCCCGCGGTGGAGGCGCTGCCGCCCGTCCCGCCCAAGGAGGAGCGCGGTGTGCTGGCGAACGTCCTGCGCGGTCGTGAGGCCGTTCGCACCGTCGCGCTGTGGGTCGCGTACTTCTTCATGATGGCGAGCTTCTACTTCGCCGAGAGCTGGACGCCTCTGCTCCTCCAGCACAACGGCTCTTCCACCGCGCAGGGTATGGACGGAGGGCTGCTACTCAACCTCGGCGGGCTGGCGGGGACGTTGCTGCTCAGCGTTCTGGCCCTGAAGGTGGCGACGCGCACCCTCACCGTCCTGGCGTTCCTGGGAGCGGGGCTGTCGTACCTGGCGATGAGCCTCTTCCTCGGCTCGACCGTGGTCGCGCTGGCTGCGGCCGTCGCCATCGGGCTGTTCGTCAACGCCGGCGGCAACGGGCTGAACTCGATCGTGCCCGGCCTCTACCCGGCATCCGTGCGTGCCACCGGCGTGGGGTGGGCCATGGCGGTCGGGCGGCTCGGCGCGTTCAGCGCTCCCGCCCTCGCGGGACTGCTCCTCGATCACGGGTGGTCCGCGCGTTCGCTGTTCGGTCTGCTCGTCCTGCCACTGGTGCTGGTCGCGGCGCTGATCGCCGTGATCGTCAGCTCCGCGAGGTGGAGCCGGACCTCTGCCGAACCCGCGGGATCGCTCTCGCCGGTCAACTGA
- a CDS encoding NAD(P)-dependent alcohol dehydrogenase: MRAVRLHDYQKPPTVEDVPEPTLSSPLDVIVKIGGAGVCRTDLHIIEGQWAEAMGPRLPYTLGHENAGWVQEVGEAVTNVKVGDTVILHPQPSCGLCLACRAGRDMQCSDAVFPGVSNHDGGMAEYLRTTARGCVKLNPDTNPADVAALADAGITAYHAVRQAVPLLHPGTVAVIQGAGGLGHIGIQAVAALTAAKIIVVDRNPEALKLAEKLGADATVPAGDDHVEAVKELTGGRGGDVVFDFVAEHGAENDAFAMTAPAGSQYVIGYGGELRIPTLDLVAAGKQVVGNIVGTYNDLVELMALVESGRVTLHTKKYPLDAAAEALDDLAHDRVRGRAILVP; encoded by the coding sequence ATGCGAGCTGTGCGGCTGCACGACTACCAGAAGCCGCCGACGGTGGAGGACGTACCGGAGCCGACGCTCTCCAGCCCGCTGGATGTGATCGTGAAGATCGGTGGCGCCGGCGTCTGCCGCACCGATCTGCACATCATCGAGGGGCAGTGGGCCGAGGCGATGGGGCCGCGACTCCCCTACACGCTCGGCCACGAGAACGCCGGCTGGGTACAGGAGGTCGGCGAGGCGGTCACCAACGTCAAGGTCGGCGACACGGTGATCCTGCACCCCCAGCCTTCCTGCGGGTTGTGCCTGGCCTGCCGGGCCGGCCGGGACATGCAGTGCTCCGACGCCGTCTTCCCCGGAGTGTCGAACCACGACGGCGGCATGGCCGAGTACCTGCGCACCACGGCGCGCGGCTGCGTCAAGCTGAACCCGGACACCAACCCGGCCGACGTGGCGGCACTGGCCGACGCGGGGATCACCGCCTATCACGCGGTGCGGCAGGCCGTACCGCTGCTCCACCCGGGCACGGTCGCCGTCATACAGGGCGCCGGCGGGCTCGGCCACATCGGCATCCAGGCCGTGGCCGCCCTCACCGCCGCGAAGATCATCGTGGTGGACCGTAACCCGGAGGCGCTGAAGCTGGCCGAGAAACTCGGTGCGGACGCGACCGTGCCGGCCGGCGACGATCACGTCGAGGCCGTCAAGGAGCTCACCGGGGGCCGGGGCGGCGATGTGGTCTTCGACTTCGTCGCCGAGCATGGCGCGGAGAACGACGCCTTTGCGATGACCGCCCCGGCCGGATCCCAATACGTCATCGGCTATGGAGGCGAACTGCGGATTCCCACCCTCGACCTGGTGGCCGCCGGGAAACAGGTGGTCGGCAACATCGTCGGCACCTACAACGACCTCGTGGAGCTGATGGCCCTCGTGGAGTCCGGCAGGGTCACCCTGCACACCAAGAAGTACCCGCTGGACGCGGCGGCGGAAGCGCTGGACGACCTCGCCCACGACCGGGTCAGGGGCCGCGCGATCCTGGTCCCCTGA
- a CDS encoding fumarylacetoacetate hydrolase family protein gives MRIANLRGRAHLLSGPGATDIARASGGRFGPDPMDLFAHWDAFRAWARTDGVHPAAPYRREDLGAPVPRPGQVFAIGLNYAAHAAETGLEATRGMPSVFTKFTSSLTGPTGTVHLTGPSVDWEVELVVAIGKEAHHVAAADAWEHVAGVMVGQDFSDRDVQMSGTPPQFSLGKSYPGFGPTGPALVSLDEIAPDTPLRLRCWVNDELVQDGSTDQMIMPVPVLIERISSVCTLYPGDLVFTGTPAGVGMGRTPARYLASGDEVRTSIDGIGEMTHVLR, from the coding sequence ATGCGCATCGCCAATCTCCGTGGCCGCGCCCACCTGTTGAGCGGTCCGGGCGCGACCGACATCGCCCGCGCCAGCGGCGGGCGGTTCGGTCCCGATCCGATGGATCTCTTCGCACACTGGGATGCCTTCCGCGCCTGGGCCCGCACCGACGGTGTCCACCCCGCCGCGCCGTATCGACGCGAGGACTTGGGCGCGCCGGTTCCCCGCCCGGGCCAGGTCTTCGCCATCGGGCTCAACTACGCCGCACACGCGGCGGAGACCGGCCTCGAGGCAACCAGGGGGATGCCTTCGGTATTCACCAAGTTCACCAGCTCCCTGACCGGCCCTACCGGTACGGTCCACCTCACCGGACCATCGGTCGATTGGGAGGTCGAACTCGTCGTGGCGATCGGCAAGGAAGCACATCACGTCGCAGCCGCCGATGCCTGGGAGCACGTAGCGGGCGTGATGGTGGGGCAGGACTTCAGTGACCGGGATGTGCAGATGAGCGGAACCCCTCCGCAGTTCTCCCTCGGCAAGAGCTACCCCGGTTTCGGCCCGACCGGGCCGGCGCTGGTGTCCCTCGACGAGATCGCCCCGGACACCCCGCTCCGGCTGCGATGCTGGGTCAACGACGAACTCGTCCAGGACGGCAGCACAGATCAGATGATCATGCCCGTGCCGGTCCTCATCGAGCGGATTTCCTCGGTGTGCACCCTCTACCCGGGAGATCTGGTCTTCACCGGTACTCCGGCCGGGGTCGGCATGGGGCGGACCCCGGCCCGTTACCTCGCCAGCGGCGATGAGGTCCGTACAAGCATTGACGGTATCGGCGAGATGACCCATGTCCTCAGGTGA